The following is a genomic window from Manihot esculenta cultivar AM560-2 chromosome 9, M.esculenta_v8, whole genome shotgun sequence.
aaatactcataattattattgttgaaAGCTTTCtactgaatttaaataaattatatataaagccATCAGTTAGTAACGGAATTCAAAAGCATAATTTGGAGAAACTAtgtaattaattagtatatattGGCCACTTGATATATTATATTGTAAATATTGTAACGAAATTAAAGATTAAAACTAAGAATGAGTTAATATAGTAATTAGTAAGAAATTAAGTGTCATAATCAGCCGTTAAAAATAGTCAAGGGTTGAGTAGGACCCATTCAAGGACTCAATAGTTTTGCGTGTGGTGTTTTTAGCATAAACTTCTGGAACCATAAGTAATTTAACCTAGGTTTCTTCTTTTTGCGAATcaagaaattttagtttttttatccTCTTGATGTCTGCCACGTGTAAACCTAACCTTAATATTGGTGTAACTTAATTGCTGATGTGTCCATTCCTTTGGAAACTGTACAGAAGAAGGTGGCAAACTCTCCTATGTATGTTTCCTTATTCTACGCACTAGTCTACGTAGGTTGTTATATTttaggtttaatttttttaccatGCCCAAACTACCCCTCTATTATGCATGGaaaaagtttctttttttttttcttcttttttaatcaAGAGAGAttcattattactattattaattaaatctttaattaaatcaaaatattattaactATTATAGCACTCAATGTATAATTCTTCaggtaataattaattaaatattcaaaaaatatatattttttttaaaataaggttttcagtAGGATATAATTGGAAAAACTTCCAATTATAGCATAGAAAACATCCATcaagaagaggaaaaaaaattatattttacactTAATAagcttatatattatataattttcctATTTCCAGAGATATACTACACGCCatcactatatatatataaccacTGCTTCTGTCTGTTTCCTTTCAGAATCAGTAATCCATTGCGCTTCTCTTCCTTCAGCTCAGTCGATCCAGCTTAAGGTTTTGATTCAGTTCGTTTGTGTTTCTTTAATTCGCAGAAGATCAGTTTCATGAAtttaagttataaaatttaaaattttgcatGTCCAGGGATGATGGGGAAATCTTCACCATTTGAGGACGAGAATGGTCTGAAGAAAGGACCATGGACGCCAGAAGAAGATAAAAAGCTGATTGATTACATTCAGGAACATGGTCATGGAAGTTGGAGAGCTCTTCCAAAGCTTGCTGGTTTGAATAGATGTGGAAAAAGTTGCAGGCTTCGATGGACTAATTATCTCAGGCCTGATATAAAGAGAGGAAAATTCTCTGAAGAAGAAGAGCAAATTATCATCAACCTCCATGCAGTCCTCGGAAACAAGTAATTTCAATCAATTTCTCTCaatctatctatatatatacatatatagataTGATCTTATTTGTACAGATCTTGTCTGTCTCTCGCAGGTGGTCGGCAATAGCACAGAATCTGCCAGGGAGAACCGACAACGAAATCAAGAACTTTTGGAACACTCACCTGAAGAAAAAGCTTCTGCAAATGGGAATCGACCCAGTAACTCACAGGCCAAGAACCGACCTCAATCTCCTTTCAAACCTGCAACAATTGCTTGCTGCTGCTAATTTAAGCAATCTGATGAATAATGTTTATTGGGACAATGGTCTCAGGCCACTGCAGAATAATAATACAGATACTACACAGCTAGCCAAACTCCAGCTCCTGAACAATATGATCCTGCAATTTCTAAGTAGCAGCAGCAGCCCATTTCCAAATATGGAAGCTGCAGCAACTAATATTCTCGGACCAAATTCTGTTTACGAGTACCTTACAATGATCTCTCAGCTTGAAGGACTGCTCAGCAGCGGCGCCGGCCAGGCTCCTGCAGGTTATAATTCTCTTTCTCCGCAGGATCTCAGTCGTTTCCTACCCAGTTTCCCAAATGTAGAAACCCAGCAACCGCCAGTATGTGATGAGTATCATCCCATGAAGGACTCTAAAGTTGGCTGCAACGGTAATGGCCAACTGGGTTGTGATTCTTATGGTGTCTCCGCCTCAAACTCACCACTGCCACCTCTGGTTTCCGCCTCACCTGATGATCATCATCACTGCCCAACAATGAATCAAACAGAAAGCTGCAACAGGATCAACCCAAACGATACTTCTAACCCTTCTTCAACTTCAACCACGTTTGAAGCTTGGGGTGATCTTATGGATGATGAAGCAAGTGATACTTACTGGAGAGAGATAATTGAGtaagtataataatattttgtcgattttattaataattatattagatttttataatttgactCATGAATTAATATATGCAATTTGCAGCCAAGCATCTTCTCAGCCATGGCCATTGTCATAAGAGTAGAAGATTAAATGCAGTTATAGGAGTTAGAGACGTGTACAATCCGTTGTTCTGATCTTAtgagattttcttttcttttcttttcttttcttttccttttctttttccttcagTGTGGATTaaacatcttttttttttatatataattaatgtaCACACATGATCACATGTAAATGTGTGTAAAGAACAACACAAAaacaatattattattcatgTAAACTTtcgaattattttcttaattacacGATATTTATTGTATAATCTTTGATTAATAATTTCTTCTCCTCATCaatcctttttttattttttatttttaaattgaattattaattttcCAGCTtctgcattaaaaaaaaatgtacaTGGTCGGCTGCATCGATGGTTAAAATgtgcaaataaaaattttaagataaaagaatttaattaattaaaattttaattttaatagagaattaataaaataattaattatgagaaagtaaaaaaataattaataataataagtggaGTTCCACATAAGTACTGTGAGAGATATAGAATATGAATATAAAAAAGATCAGTTATTAGAGAGTATGGGACACGAAATTGAAGAAGGAAAAAGATccattttattatgaaaaaataaaaattgttttcATTTCTTTAAGGTAAGACAGACATAATGCGAAGAAACCGTGGCTTTTTTCTAATATGTTTGGATTATGTCTCTCTCATATTTGAACTTCAGAAATTGACCCTTAGTTATTCactaataattaataatgtttcaaaaaataaatgttcATTAATTTAATAACTGAGTTACATAATAAagttaatattttcttttttttattataaagatgaatattttaatataaatataattaaaaaattcaaactcaaacttttttttaatttattttccattGATTAACTAAGAGATAGTTAACTAATTGTATGTTGCTTATTACATAAAAAGTCAAGACTATTTGTTACTGATTAGGTAAAGATGATTTCCTTTAGATAAAAGCAAATGATGCAAATTATTagctaatatatattaaattacttttataagtaagcttattaattattttcaagcTAAAAATTGGTCCCCCTTTAGACTTTTTCCTTTTTACATTCAATGTACAATACTCCATCAAATAATAAcacataaattaataaaaaaaatatttattttatcataaataaattatagtatTTCATAAATcacattaaaattttcattttatatatatatatatatatatatgaaagtatatactaaaaaataaaaataaaaagcggATGATAATTCGAGTTTTAAACTCgtgatttatttattcaatGATATATCATTTTAacgagcaaaaaaaaaaaggtttcatATCGTTGTATAGGCCATTAATTAAGTGTGAGCATTctatcgatttgatttaaaatcaaatcgaataaactgaaaattaaaattttgatatttataaaaattgaattaaactaattttaatgtgaaattaaatcaaattgaattagtctgatttagtttagttcgatttaatttgatcggtttaaatttttaataaattttttattttttacactttttaaaatttaattagaatattttaatattaatattaatatgatataatctctttatattattgaaaataatatactattattactaatcagttcgattcgattttttcaattttttctgatcaaaattgaatcgaactgaaataattaaattttttgaaattaagaaCTAAACCGAAATtaaatcgaaatgaataaaaaactgaactgaatttttaaattaattcgattcgatcgatttttttaatttgaaccgaatactattcgaaattatttttgatatttataattttttacgtATAAAAAATGTTATTAAAGACTAAATTCATAGTAACGGTGAGAGAATGGATCCCAAATTATAAGATTGCTTCTTCAAATGGGATTAATGATGAGAGAGATAGAGATAGTAGGTGTTGTATTGACCTTTAAAAACAACTAACCTACCTACCTTGCCAAATTTCCATTTATTCTAACCTAAGTATTTTAGTTTACatgtatattaatattaatcttaaataattattaaaggacattttatttttccttcattGTTTCATTTATATGTAAAACAAACTTCCCTTCTCAACTGTTAGTTATGAAAAAAACTTGCCCAAAATGCAAATTTTCACTTTATGTTAGATTTGTTTCTTCAATATTTAGTcataatttctttctttaaacaatatattatttagttaaatgtATATTTGCAGatctatattttaatatttttatctatcAGACACCTCAATTTTAATCGTAATCTAATAATATCAATTGAATTAATCAATATAAATATCGaatgattttatataaaaaatattgatacATAGTTTTGTGTCGAGAGAAGTGAAATGATatgtataatatattaatttaataatatttatttatattaaattaaaataaatattcaatcaattttattataatgttaaaaaaattattaaaaaaagaaattatcatcaagttaataatttaataatcaaaTAAGTAAGAGTTTAAAACGTGATCTTAATTAGAGTTTGACCTTCGAGGCAAATTTACTCATGAGTTTTAATGTGATACACGAGAAAtcttattttactttattttttcttttttataatttaatagaatataataattatagctTAATGatcaaatacttttttttttaaatctaaaacaattacatttttttaaattttatttcattaacaaaattgttcatttatttaattaattggaCAGTTTTTCGTTAATGGGAGTTTAAATAACCAATacaatcttaaattttatttcaatgaaaaaaaatattttatcaacaAAAAGATACTTAAGGAACataattgttttaattaaaaaattaatatgtaatttttcaattttatgtcAATATAAAATAAGAGTAATATGtcgattttaaatatttttttattttaaattaatttttaaataaattaaatttaatctaattttaatgatgatttttaataaattttataataaaaattatataatttaatttttttttattttttttctaactttAACTAATGAATAAAGAATTTGTTAACATTCAAAAACAGTAATGTATTTTTTGGCAGTCGGGTTTTGCCGTACTGCAACATCCAGAGGACAATATTGTCTTCTCAGCAATATCCGTCGCTGGCTATTCGGCATTTACCGACGGATTTCCCACTTATATAAATCCTTGTTTGAAGCCCTTGTCGTAAGATTAACGACTACTTCTAACTTTAGCAATGGTAAAGAGCGGCGGTGGCAGAAGAAAATTGAGGAGAGATGACGCTTTAGATAGCaaatgaattgagtttaactaaattttaaagcgtttaaatttaatttattaaaatttttttaaatgtgagttaaatttaaattttatttatattatatttgaattaaatattaataaatttaaatttattttatttaataattgagtttaaatgaattaaatttttattaaatttaattttgaatgatttacgaataatttaatttcgagttttaatttaaaattaaataattttaattaaatatatatatatatatattagctcataaaattataaaaaatcgacttttaaattttaataattttaatatttataaattttaagagtataattaaattatatagaattaaactttataaaattttaatttatctcataaatatttatatataatttaagtgTATTTATCTTATAATActaattttagtctttttaacgaTACTGTTCATAAATTCGTTTGCAAGTTTACtcatatattagaaaaaaattaaatttacaagttttaataaatcaaatactatagagtttaaatttaactcgtttgctaaacgaatttaaaaattaaaattaaattaaattaatttaaaaattcaattgagttgaattaaatttttataaaatgaaatatcAAATGGCTCTTAATATTGCTAATATTTGCGACGGTTTCTCCAACCAAAAAGCGCTAATATGCGCTTGAAatggtaaatattttttatcgttAGTATTAAAATCCATCGATAAATTCATTAGCTAATCCTTAATATACCATTTTAGCATCATGAGGTAATATTCTAAGAGTATCTAATAATTTGTTCATTTGTTgtgaatattaatttaaatttatatttagtttaagttattttttttattaaagttgTTTACAATATTATTTAGAAAACTGAAGTTTTcattgttataaaaaataagacCAAATGGTATTTTTAAATAATCATTATATTCAGTTATAtaagcaaaattataaaaaaattaatataaaataaatgaattatttttaatttatagaaactattaaaataaGCATATTTtcaatgagttttttttttatcataacaAAAAAcaatgccaaaaaaaaaaaaaagaaattttcaaAGGAAATGCAATAATCTCAAAAAGATAAGCCGTAGACGATTCCCACCGGTCTTAAACCCTAGCGCCACTTGAACAAAACCAGCCTAGCAAAACCCTCGCTCGCTCTCTTCAGGTCTCCCCTTCCCCCAGCCTCTCAAGTAATTACTGTTGCTTCTTCGATTCCTGTGAAGAAGAAGCCCTATATCTACACAGGTTCTCATAATTATCTATCTAAATCAGACTGCTTTTCATGGCTTCGGCGCAAATGAAGAAGAATTACCGATGCGTTCCGTCGCTGCAGCAGTTCTACAGCGGGGGGCCGTTCGTGGTGGCATCCGACGGCGCTTTTATTGCTTGTGCTTGTGGTGAAGCCATCAAGATCGTGGATTCAGCCAATGCGTCGATAAGGGCGACTATTGAAGGTGACACGGAGGCCATTACGGCCTTGGCACTCAGCCCCGATGATAAATTGCTGTTTTCTGCGGGCCACAGCAGGCAAATTAGAGTCTGGGACATGTCTACTATGAAGAGCGTGCGCTCATGGAAAGTAAGTTTTAGTGGGAATTGAACTGGGTTTTGTTTGTTTAATGGGAAATGAAGAAAGTACTAGAAACTGGATTAACTGTAATTTAAAAAGGAAGAGAGAACTATCAATTTGATTTCGAACAtctacttattttataaatctttaaaatttgaTAAGATTGGTTCATTGGGTATTAAGTGTTGAACGACGTAGGTTTCGTGTCGTTTTTTTCCATTGCATGGTTTTATTGCAATGAAAGCGTCCAAGGGGGAGGGTGGAAATGGAAGAATTGTAGGTGACAAAATGGGTGATGTGAGACGCATGGTTGTTTCCAGGAAGAGCTAATTTTTGAACTTATATGTATATTGGCAGGGCCACGATGGTCCTGTAATGGGCATAGCTTGCCATGGGTCTGGAGGCTTGCTGGCAACAGCAGGAGCTGATAGAAAAGTCCTGGTTTGGGATGTTGATGGTGGCTTCTGCACACATTACTTCAAAGGCCATAAGGGGGTTGTGACAAGTATTATGTTCCATCCTGATACAAATAAAATGCTTGTAAGTTTCAAAGCTGCTAGTTGAAAGGTGTCTTATACTGTTATTTGCTTcgtattattcttttttttttttttacttattacACTTCATCTTCTAAGTGCTTTTGTTTGTTTGAACTGTTACACTCATATTAAATGCTGAGCTTGGAAAGATTTTATAGCTTGAACCATGATAACCCAGTTATTATAACTCCTAACTGTAAGGAGAAACTTAGATACTAGAATATACCTGAAATGTCCTGCAGTCCTGCTAGAGAAGAAGTGCCACAAAAAAAAGCTTTTATGAATAATTGAGGAAATGAGATATTGTGGAAGAAGCAATCGTCTTGCTGCAAAACTTTGCATAAAATTACAGAAGCCTATGAGAGAAAGCAAAGGCTTAAGCTAGGTTGTGTTGACAATagcaacaaaataaaaattttcatatcaaGGAAATTGATAAAAAGGTACCAAATATACTTGAACATATTATATGTTTGATGCTTTCCGGAGAAATTAAATGTGGTGTACAAGAGGTGATCTACTAGAAAATGGAGTGAATGGTTAGAGGCACAAACCGTTTTTTCTCTCATCTGTTCACCCCCCTTTAACAAGCTCCCTTGTGGTTTATTACTAATTCTTTCCATGTTTTATGGAGTTCTGCTGTTGGATAAGTAGATCTCTATACCGGTTGATATTCATTATATATAGCAAATTTCCATGTAAAAGGACATATCTTAATTACAGTTCTTATCCCAACAAGTGAATTATTCTCCACTATTCTCTTTCAGTCATTGGTTTAACTTTTTACATGCTTCTAATGTAATAGCTTTTCTCCGGAAGTGATGATGCGACAGTACGAGTTTGGGATCTTGTAGCCAAAAAGTGTGTAGCAACATTAGAAAGACATTTTTCATCTGTGACCTCTTTGGCGGTATCTGAAGATGGATGGACATTACTCAGTGCTGGAAGAGATAAGGTAACATTCTGGCTAATATCACCCCCAAAATTGTAAAATATACATGTCAAATGTTAAACATGCCTGAATCTTCTTCCTTAAGTACAGATGATAATATCATTGAATAGATATGCATAGCactttaaaatgcaagaagtcAAGTAGGTTTGTTGGTCTAAAAAGAGGATAAAGATAACTTGAGATCTGGTTGTGGTAGTGGTTTTCATCAAGTTTTATTAGTGTTTCTTTTTAGTTGTCTTTTGCAAATGGCTGTTAGATGATGATATATTGGCGTAGGCAATTTGTTAACTGGAATACCAgatactaattattttttttaaatattttaggtcGTGAATTTGTGGGATCTTCATGGCTATATCTGCAAGATGACAATTCCAACTTATGAGGTGATGGAAGCTCTCTGTGTAATTGATTCTGGGACTCAGATTTCTTCATTTCTGGATTCATACGGTCAGCAGATTGGAAAAGGCAGAAATGGATCATCAGCAATTTATTTTGTCACTGTTGGTGAACGTGGGATTGTAAGGATATGGAACTCTGAATGGTactaatatataatttctttaTGAGTAATTGTATGAATTAACAGGCATTGGTGGCTGCTCAGCCATGTTTTTCTTTAATTGTTGAACATAATTTCTTGTCTTTAGATAAAAGTGAGGTCTGTGACTGTagttttttatatgttttgacAGTGCGGTTTGCATTTATGAACAAAAGTCCTCTGATGTTACTGCCACCACCCCAGACACTGATGAAGCAAAAAGAGGCTTCACGTCTGCTACTATGCTTCCTTTAGATCAAGGATTGCTTTGTGTGACTGCAGATCAGCAGTTTCTATACTACCTACCAGTTAAACACCCCGAAGAGAAGTTCAAGATAGAACTGAGCAAGAGGCTTATTGGTTACAATGAAGAGATTTTAGATATGAGATTTTTGGGTGAGGAGGAAAAATTTCTTGCTGTTGCTACAAATCTTGAACAGGTTGGTGGTTAGACAATTTTTTTAACCTATTACCTAAATCATTTTATGTGCTGGTGTATGGAAGGAGAAGGGTTTAGGTACATATGTTTGAAAGTAGCCAATTGAATTGTATTTAATTAACAGTATGTATCAGTTGCCATAACTATCTGGCTATCTGCTAAATGGTTAGGATCAAATATAGAATTAATTGTTTGTAAGGAAGGAAAACACAATTTTTGGATGTTGGTATGATAGATATGATATGCATTGAGCATCTGACCATTGTTTTCCAATTTTCCTGTGTTCATCGATATACTTAACTATTCCTTATTTTATCATGGGGATAATATTTTACCATCTTGCATATGGATCTAGAGAATTAGAGTACTTCAATTATGCATGCATGTGCATTGCTGTCACTTCTAAATTTCTTTCTGAAGTTCTGGTTCCTAATATGCATCTCAATTTAATGCAGATTCGAGTGTATGACCTTGAATCTATGTCATGCGCATATGTATTGACAGGTCATACTGAAATTGTTTTGAGCCTTGACACCTGTGTATCAACATCTGGAAGGACACTTATAGTTACAGGAAGTAAGGACAATACTGTAAGTTTTCTGTCCTTCTGATAATGCAATGTACAAGACTTgccttaatatatatatatatatatatatatatattttaatacttgtgTAATGCTTTATGAAAGTTCTGTAATGGACTAATTCTCTTGGTTGTTGCATACATAGGTGAGGTTGTGGGATACAGAAAGCCGAAACTGCATTGGTGTTGGCACAGGTCACATGGGAGGTGTAGGGGCTGTTGCATTTTCAAAGAAGTGGAAGAATTTCTTCGTTAGCGGCAGCAGGTAAGCACTTTTTTCTGGTATATTTATTCCCCGATTATGTCTGTAGGCTGTACTTTGTTGTCTTTTACACAATGTTGCATGAGCAAATAACTATTCTCAGGGGCGATATCCAAAACTGACTGGCCAGTTGTTTTAAGAAGTTATGATCCTAGATTTAGCTTGCAGTTGCGTGCAGTAGAATCAGGGCTATTGTGCTATATACTAGTGGTTGTGGCCTGCCGCGACGTTAATTCAGAAAGGCAACTAACTAATGAACATGAATACATCAAATAAAGATGTTGAATCCATACTGTATATTCATTGTTATCAATCAACTTCAGTTAGTAGCATAAAACAAAAATGGAGATTAAAAGCCAACCTTATTGTCGGCAAAAGGAGTTGGGAATGCTGGTGAAAGAGACCTGCCACCATAAAAAAAGATGTTTTATATGCTTGCATTTCTGTTATTAATAATGGCTGTTAGGCCCAGTATTGTCACCTAATGCATGTTACATACGTgatgatttaatttaatggCTGTTATTTGAAGCCATGGTCTTGTCTAGTCATGAAATGTATATTATTCTATCCGTCCCATTATTTTTTGTCCACTTTGttttttcacatatattaaaaattacaatttttttatttaacatttCAATTATATCCatcttaaatacattaaattttattaaatactaagagATATTTGAAGTAGTTTTTTGGAAATAAGACAAAATTAAATAGGGTTATAATAGTCAATTCATATGTTACTAAAGTCTAAAAAAGGAAGAGGACAATAATTTTGGACAGAGGGAGTAATTTGTTTCATCATACTCATAATTAATGTGTGTTTCATGAGACTCATGATCAATGTGTGTGCTTATAAAAGTACtagctttttttcttttatcatatGGATGTCTAAGAGAATTAGATGTGGAAAATGCCCTCTCTCCTTCTTTTCATCCAATTTGATACCAATTCTAAGTGTTCTTTTCCTGAAAACAATCAAGCTCATTTTAGCTGGCCATCATCCCACTATTCATAATTTGGTTTAGGTAAATCCtgcttttttgtttgttttatttttttttagcagTCCGTGAAAGTAATTCTGTTTtggattaaataaaaatatttgtttatatattctttaaatttcttttaattttttctatgaCAACAAATGGGCCATGAATGATTCTCTTGCAGTGATCGCACCATCAAGGTATGGAATTTCTTTGGTATCTCAGATGATGTGGACCAGCCTGTTAATTTGAAAGCAAAAGCAGTTGTTGCAGCGCATGATAAGGATATAAACTCTCTGGCTGTTGCGCCAAATGATAGTTTAGTTTGTAGTGGTTCTCAGGTCAGTAGCATACAAATCAGTGGCTCATAGTTCTCTGTTTTTCTTTTCTGGTAGTTAacaaatacaatttttttaggACCGAACTGCTTGTGTCTGGAGGCTTCCAGATCTAGTATCTGTAGTTGTACTTAAAGGGCATAAAAGAGGAATTTGGTCTGTAGAGTTCTCACCAGTGGATCAATGTGTCATCACAGCATCTGGTGATAAAACTATAAAGATATGGGCTATAGCTGATGGATCTTGTTTAAAAACCTTTGAAGGGCACACATCAAGTGTATTGAGAGCATCATTTCTTACTCGTGGCACCCAATTGGTTTCATGTGGTAATGGATCTTACTTTTCCTTAATGGAATTTGGTCTTATATCTTTGGATGACATTTAATCTacttgattattatttttaggtGCTGATGGTTTGGTAAAGCTATGGACAGTAAAAACGAATGAGTGCATTGCCACGTATGATCAACATGAAGACAAGGTGATGAATCTCTCttatgttttttgtttttttttgggGGAACTATTCACCTCTAAAAATTTGTTATCCTGGATTCTGTCATAATTGTACAGATATCATGGgttacattttttatttttctggtcTCACAAATTGTAAACATTTGTGCACCGTCTGTATTCATGCTAATGAGCGCGAAATTGAAAAGCTAAGTGGCATTTACTGTCTTCCATGCATGAGTGGTGCTATCAGTTTGTGTGGTTGCAAAGGATAATAGTTCTGATGTACCCTGGATTAAATTTCAGTTTACAGAAGATTTTTAAGGAGATATATTGTTAACCTAGCATGTGTATGTTACGTATTATAGAAAGAAGTTCAGAAATAAGATTGTTTAGCCTATCATAGTTAGTTGTTGAATAAGTCAACAAAGGAGGACTGAGTGGTTATTCTGTTCAATAACAGATTTTCAAGTTGTTTGGCAGGAAGAGTAGTATAAATAGCTACTTCAGATTGTATGTGAATCAATCAGGAATCAATACAATCCTCTTCTCccaaatctctctctctctctcttcttctctctaTTTCTCTCTATACTCTTCTTCCTGTTCCCTAATCTTTCCTTGTTAGGTATTCTACCTAACTGTGTACTAATCTTTTTAATCAACATTAAAGGTGCATTTATAGGTTTCACT
Proteins encoded in this region:
- the LOC110623562 gene encoding transcription factor MYB92 — translated: MMGKSSPFEDENGLKKGPWTPEEDKKLIDYIQEHGHGSWRALPKLAGLNRCGKSCRLRWTNYLRPDIKRGKFSEEEEQIIINLHAVLGNKWSAIAQNLPGRTDNEIKNFWNTHLKKKLLQMGIDPVTHRPRTDLNLLSNLQQLLAAANLSNLMNNVYWDNGLRPLQNNNTDTTQLAKLQLLNNMILQFLSSSSSPFPNMEAAATNILGPNSVYEYLTMISQLEGLLSSGAGQAPAGYNSLSPQDLSRFLPSFPNVETQQPPVCDEYHPMKDSKVGCNGNGQLGCDSYGVSASNSPLPPLVSASPDDHHHCPTMNQTESCNRINPNDTSNPSSTSTTFEAWGDLMDDEASDTYWREIIDQASSQPWPLS
- the LOC110622004 gene encoding transducin beta-like protein 3 isoform X1; the protein is MASAQMKKNYRCVPSLQQFYSGGPFVVASDGAFIACACGEAIKIVDSANASIRATIEGDTEAITALALSPDDKLLFSAGHSRQIRVWDMSTMKSVRSWKGHDGPVMGIACHGSGGLLATAGADRKVLVWDVDGGFCTHYFKGHKGVVTSIMFHPDTNKMLLFSGSDDATVRVWDLVAKKCVATLERHFSSVTSLAVSEDGWTLLSAGRDKVVNLWDLHGYICKMTIPTYEVMEALCVIDSGTQISSFLDSYGQQIGKGRNGSSAIYFVTVGERGIVRIWNSECAVCIYEQKSSDVTATTPDTDEAKRGFTSATMLPLDQGLLCVTADQQFLYYLPVKHPEEKFKIELSKRLIGYNEEILDMRFLGEEEKFLAVATNLEQIRVYDLESMSCAYVLTGHTEIVLSLDTCVSTSGRTLIVTGSKDNTVRLWDTESRNCIGVGTGHMGGVGAVAFSKKWKNFFVSGSSDRTIKVWNFFGISDDVDQPVNLKAKAVVAAHDKDINSLAVAPNDSLVCSGSQDRTACVWRLPDLVSVVVLKGHKRGIWSVEFSPVDQCVITASGDKTIKIWAIADGSCLKTFEGHTSSVLRASFLTRGTQLVSCGADGLVKLWTVKTNECIATYDQHEDKVWALAIGKRTEMFATGGSDVVVNLWYDCTAADKEEAFRKEEEGVLKGQELENAVLDADYTKAIQIAFELHRPHKLFELFAELCRSARMWKRAADCHMEKALRAIGKEEIRLLFEYAREWNTKPKLCHVAQNVLFQVFKILPPTEILEIGGIGELLEGLIPYSQRHFSRIDRLVRSTFLVDYILTGMSVIEPNIQAAETKDGSHIPSNETVLLAEHAEEEQQQSPEVLKERTRSKKRKSKQANKARDSSHKKVKGEAYKNLAAIPLQA
- the LOC110622004 gene encoding transducin beta-like protein 3 isoform X2, translated to MASAQMKKNYRCVPSLQQFYSGGPFVVASDGAFIACACGEAIKIVDSANASIRATIEGDTEAITALALSPDDKLLFSAGHSRQIRVWDMSTMKSVRSWKGHDGPVMGIACHGSGGLLATAGADRKVLVWDVDGGFCTHYFKGHKGVVTSIMFHPDTNKMLLFSGSDDATVRVWDLVAKKCVATLERHFSSVTSLAVSEDGWTLLSAGRDKVVNLWDLHGYICKMTIPTYEVMEALCVIDSGTQISSFLDSYGQQIGKGRNGSSAIYFVTVGERGIVRIWNSECAVCIYEQKSSDVTATTPDTDEAKRGFTSATMLPLDQGLLCVTADQQFLYYLPVKHPEEKFKIELSKRLIGYNEEILDMRFLGEEEKFLAVATNLEQIRVYDLESMSCAYVLTGHTEIVLSLDTCVSTSGRTLIVTGSKDNTVRLWDTESRNCIGVGTGHMGGVGAVAFSKKWKNFFVSGSSDRTIKVWNFFGISDDVDQPVNLKAKAVVAAHDKDINSLAVAPNDSLVCSGSQDRTACVWRLPDLVSVVVLKGHKRGIWSVEFSPVDQCVITASGDKTIKIWAIADGSCLKTFEGHTSSVLRASFLTRGTQLVSCGADGLVKLWTVKTNECIATYDQHEDKVWALAIGKRTEMFATGGSDVVVNLWYDCTAADKEEAFRKEEEGVLKGQELENAVLDADYTKAIQIAFELHRPHKLFELFAELCRKRAADCHMEKALRAIGKEEIRLLFEYAREWNTKPKLCHVAQNVLFQVFKILPPTEILEIGGIGELLEGLIPYSQRHFSRIDRLVRSTFLVDYILTGMSVIEPNIQAAETKDGSHIPSNETVLLAEHAEEEQQQSPEVLKERTRSKKRKSKQANKARDSSHKKVKGEAYKNLAAIPLQA